The proteins below come from a single Chelmon rostratus isolate fCheRos1 chromosome 10, fCheRos1.pri, whole genome shotgun sequence genomic window:
- the dhh gene encoding desert hedgehog protein isoform X2, which produces MKQSWWARLAQLGLLAAWTCAWLVQGCGPGPGYGIRPRPRKLTAMHYKQFFPNFSENNLGASGRAEGKITRNSERFNELVCNYNPDIVFKDEENTNADRFMTKRCKDCLNRLAIAVMNQWPGVHLRVTEAWDEDGHHPPGSLHYEGRAVDITTDDRETEKYGLLAQLAVEAGFDWVHYESKYHIHCSVKADHSVAVEKGGCFPGWARVTVAGGAQKSLSSLAPGDRVMALSGTGRVVFSHVLLFLHRNQESWSTFLSLETEDGHRLAVTPHHLVFLAPRCRLPSTEYQAQFASRAKTGDCVLVHTAEGQVRPSRIISVSAEESVGVYAPLTEAGTVFVDGVLASSYALVEDHRLAHWAFGPVRLLFSFNWLLWGKTTKEEQITDSETACTKFPMNCSTLAAKDKAGVYVNNGILGKQDNLSEPLKMGMIEKHRSQRQTSDVHWYARLLYSFGRIFLDANSFHP; this is translated from the exons ATGAAGCAGTCCTGGTGGGCCCGCCTGGCACAGCTCGGCCTGCTCGCTGCGTGGACCTGCGCATGGCTGGTCCAGGGATGCGGACCGGGCCCCGGGTACGGCATCCGCCCCAGGCCCAGGAAACTCACGGCCATGCACTACAAGCAGTTTTTCCCCAACTTCTCAGAAAACAACCTCGGTGCCAGCGGGAGGGCAGAGGGCAAGATCACACGCAACTCTGAGCGCTTCAATGAACTTGTGTGCAACTACAACCCAGACATTGTGTTCAAGGATGAGGAGAACACCAACGCAGACCGCTTCATGACTAAG CGATGTAAGGACTGTTTGAACAGGTTGGCTATCGCAGTGATGAACCAGTGGCCAGGGGTACACTTACGTGTGACAGAGGCCTGGGATGAGGATGGTCACCACCCTCCCGGCTCTCTGCACTATGAAGGCCGGGCCGTGGATATAACCACTGacgacagagagacagagaagtaTGGTCTCCTAGCCCAGCTGGCTGTGGAGGCCGGCTTTGACTGGGTCCACTATGAGTCCAAATATCACATCCACTGCTCAGTAAAAGCTG ATCACTCCGTGGCGGTGGAAAAAGGTGGCTGTTTCCCCGGCTGGGCCCGGGTGACTGTTGCTGGAGGGGCGCAGAAGAGCCTGTCGTCACTCGCTCCTGGGGACCGAGTCATGGCCCTGTCTGGGACGGGCCGCGTCGTGTTTAGCCACGTCCTCTTGTTTCTGCACCGCAACCAAGAAAGCTGGTctacttttctgtctctggagACCGAAGACGGCCACAGACTGGCTGTTACCCCACATCACTTGGTCTTTTTAGCCCCCCGCTGCAGACTCCCCAGCACCGAGTACCAGGCTCAATTTGCTAGCAGAGCCAAAACAGGAGACTGCGTTCTCGTACATACAGCGGAGGGTCAAGTACGTCCATCTCGAATCATCTCAGtttcagcagaggagagtgtggGAGTGTATGCGCCCTTGACAGAAGCTGGAACTGTGTTTGTTGATGGGGTGCTGGCATCCAGCTATGCACTGGTGGAGGACCACCGACTCGCACACTGGGCATTTGGACCTGTGCGACTCCTCTTCTCATTCAACTGGCTGCTGTGGGGGAAGACAACGAAAGAAGAGCAGATCACAGACAGTGAAACAGCTTGCACTAAGTTTCCAATGAATTGTAGCACTTTGGCCGCAAAGGACAAAGCAGGTGTATATGTGAACAATGGCATCCTGGGCAAACAAGACAACCTGAGTGAACCTCTGAAGATGGGAATGATTGAGAAGCACCGCTCGCAGAGACAGACGTCAGATGTGCACTGGTATGCTAGGCTACTGTACAGTTTTGGACGCATCTTTTTAGATGCCAACTCATTTCATCCTTAA
- the dhh gene encoding desert hedgehog protein isoform X1 yields the protein MSWHGPRFDPHSHAITHLELGYHRRHREPLTPGSPQPSPMKQSWWARLAQLGLLAAWTCAWLVQGCGPGPGYGIRPRPRKLTAMHYKQFFPNFSENNLGASGRAEGKITRNSERFNELVCNYNPDIVFKDEENTNADRFMTKRCKDCLNRLAIAVMNQWPGVHLRVTEAWDEDGHHPPGSLHYEGRAVDITTDDRETEKYGLLAQLAVEAGFDWVHYESKYHIHCSVKADHSVAVEKGGCFPGWARVTVAGGAQKSLSSLAPGDRVMALSGTGRVVFSHVLLFLHRNQESWSTFLSLETEDGHRLAVTPHHLVFLAPRCRLPSTEYQAQFASRAKTGDCVLVHTAEGQVRPSRIISVSAEESVGVYAPLTEAGTVFVDGVLASSYALVEDHRLAHWAFGPVRLLFSFNWLLWGKTTKEEQITDSETACTKFPMNCSTLAAKDKAGVYVNNGILGKQDNLSEPLKMGMIEKHRSQRQTSDVHWYARLLYSFGRIFLDANSFHP from the exons ATGAGTTGGCATGGACCAAGATTTGACCCTCACTCACATGCTATCACACACCTGGAACTTGGGTATCACCGTAGGCACCGTGAGCCGCTGACTCCTGGGAGCCCCCAACCCTCCCCAATGAAGCAGTCCTGGTGGGCCCGCCTGGCACAGCTCGGCCTGCTCGCTGCGTGGACCTGCGCATGGCTGGTCCAGGGATGCGGACCGGGCCCCGGGTACGGCATCCGCCCCAGGCCCAGGAAACTCACGGCCATGCACTACAAGCAGTTTTTCCCCAACTTCTCAGAAAACAACCTCGGTGCCAGCGGGAGGGCAGAGGGCAAGATCACACGCAACTCTGAGCGCTTCAATGAACTTGTGTGCAACTACAACCCAGACATTGTGTTCAAGGATGAGGAGAACACCAACGCAGACCGCTTCATGACTAAG CGATGTAAGGACTGTTTGAACAGGTTGGCTATCGCAGTGATGAACCAGTGGCCAGGGGTACACTTACGTGTGACAGAGGCCTGGGATGAGGATGGTCACCACCCTCCCGGCTCTCTGCACTATGAAGGCCGGGCCGTGGATATAACCACTGacgacagagagacagagaagtaTGGTCTCCTAGCCCAGCTGGCTGTGGAGGCCGGCTTTGACTGGGTCCACTATGAGTCCAAATATCACATCCACTGCTCAGTAAAAGCTG ATCACTCCGTGGCGGTGGAAAAAGGTGGCTGTTTCCCCGGCTGGGCCCGGGTGACTGTTGCTGGAGGGGCGCAGAAGAGCCTGTCGTCACTCGCTCCTGGGGACCGAGTCATGGCCCTGTCTGGGACGGGCCGCGTCGTGTTTAGCCACGTCCTCTTGTTTCTGCACCGCAACCAAGAAAGCTGGTctacttttctgtctctggagACCGAAGACGGCCACAGACTGGCTGTTACCCCACATCACTTGGTCTTTTTAGCCCCCCGCTGCAGACTCCCCAGCACCGAGTACCAGGCTCAATTTGCTAGCAGAGCCAAAACAGGAGACTGCGTTCTCGTACATACAGCGGAGGGTCAAGTACGTCCATCTCGAATCATCTCAGtttcagcagaggagagtgtggGAGTGTATGCGCCCTTGACAGAAGCTGGAACTGTGTTTGTTGATGGGGTGCTGGCATCCAGCTATGCACTGGTGGAGGACCACCGACTCGCACACTGGGCATTTGGACCTGTGCGACTCCTCTTCTCATTCAACTGGCTGCTGTGGGGGAAGACAACGAAAGAAGAGCAGATCACAGACAGTGAAACAGCTTGCACTAAGTTTCCAATGAATTGTAGCACTTTGGCCGCAAAGGACAAAGCAGGTGTATATGTGAACAATGGCATCCTGGGCAAACAAGACAACCTGAGTGAACCTCTGAAGATGGGAATGATTGAGAAGCACCGCTCGCAGAGACAGACGTCAGATGTGCACTGGTATGCTAGGCTACTGTACAGTTTTGGACGCATCTTTTTAGATGCCAACTCATTTCATCCTTAA